In one Grus americana isolate bGruAme1 chromosome 1, bGruAme1.mat, whole genome shotgun sequence genomic region, the following are encoded:
- the LOC129197075 gene encoding T-cell activation Rho GTPase-activating protein-like — MSALQKTSRQEKLAALREVAGKLPQANLLLLKSLLSLLQRISRNAASSRMTAGNLAICVGPNLLSPPEEQTLPLDALVQVTGQVPPVAAESQHLKSSSGERR, encoded by the exons ATGAGCGCCCTGCAGAAgaccagcaggcaggagaagctggcagcACTCAGGGA gGTGGCCGGCAAGTTGCCCCAGgccaacctcctgctcctcaagagcttgctgtccctgctgcaaaGGATCAGCAGAAACGcggccagcagcaggatgacTGCCGGCAACCTGGCCATCTGCGTGGGGCCGAACCTGCTCAGCCCACCCGAGGAGCAGACGCTGCCCCTGGACGCCCTGGTGCAGGTGACGGGGCAG GTGCCTCCAGTCGCTGCAGAAAGCCAACACCTGAAGAGCTCCTCTGGGGAGAGAAGGTAA